The Rhododendron vialii isolate Sample 1 chromosome 5a, ASM3025357v1 genome contains a region encoding:
- the LOC131326002 gene encoding F-box/kelch-repeat protein At3g23880-like produces MASNQSTVARATFHLPLEITIEILSRLPVKSLLRFKSVCKTWYDLIETPDFISKHLQTHSTLNSTSLLVTNYNRETETHQMSLLSNDGLHNRPINLDFPFLNGRINKYTTGMGYFYIVGICNGLVCISFSPYVYPLILCNPSTRQLREIANSKLLDEMDCYGYERVKRVTFGFGFHPSANDYKLIRIVRYFSCFEEAVTLVDLYVMSTNTWTKIDANKLSVLFGEINDWGEYDIIVGSTASAVLNGVFYWSALVISTDEVIVMSFDMGDEVFRKIRTPVPLNRCFDEDIWRFVCSMDEKIWQFTELKDKLALVILSDETYLDVWVLNAADQNSWTNQFKVGSFPRISCYGRFGDNGEIRVVGCAKNGELVLTDHSGSGDLKLFSYDTETLKRTDLYFGWVPYRSACYLYTETLLSVMQTNGSIELV; encoded by the coding sequence ATGGCGAGTAACCAGTCCACTGTGGCAAGGGCGACGTTCCATCTGCCGTTGGAGATAACGATTGAAATCCTATCAAGATTGCCAGTGAAATCCCTCTTGCGATTCAAGTCCGTATGCAAGACCTGGTACGATCTGATCGAAACCCctgatttcatttccaaacatCTTCAAACCCACTCCACTCTCAACTCGACCTCTCTCCTAGTAACCAATTACAATCGTGAGACGGAAACCCATCAAATGTCTTTGTTGTCCAATGATGGGCTTCATAACCGCCCCATCAATCTCGATTTCCCTTTTCTGAATGGGAGGATTAACAAGTATACTACTGGGATGGGTTATTTCTATATTGTGGGTATCTGTAATGGTTTAGTTTGCATAAGTTTCTCTCCCTATGTATATCCCTTGATTCTCTGCAATCCCTCCACCAGACAACTTCGGGAAATTGCGAATTCCAAATTGCTGGATGAGATGGATTGCTATGGTTATGAAAGGGTTAAGCGGGTCACTTTTGGGTTTGGCTTCCATCCCAGTGCTAATGATTACAAGTTGATTAGGATTGTGCGTTATTTTAGTTGCTTTGAGGAAGCCGTTACCCTAGTTGATCTGTATGTGATGAGCACCAATACTTGGACGAAAATTGATGCTAATAAGCTATCGGTGCTCTTTGGGGAGATCAATGATTGGGGGGAGTATGATATCATCGTTGGATCTACGGCTTCAGCGGTCTTGAATGGAGTTTTCTATTGGTCGGCATTAGTAATCTCCACCGATGAAGTTATTGTCATGTCGTTCGACATGGGTGATGAGGTGTTCAGGAAAATAAGAACACCAGTGCCCTTAAATAGGTGTTTTGATGAAGATATTTGGCGCTTTGTATGTTCCATGGATGAAAAGATCTGGCAATTTACAGAACTTAAGGATAAACTTGCTCTGGTTATTCTTTCGGATGAAACATATCTTGATGTGTGGGTGTTGAATGCAGCAGATCAGAATTCATGGACTAACCAATTTAAAGTTGGATCTTTTCCGAGGATTTCATGTTATGGGAGATTTGGTGATAATGGTGAAATTAGAGTGGTGGGATGTGCAAAAAATGGTGAATTGGTTCTGACAGACCATAGTGGAAGTGGTGACTTAAAGCTCTTTTCGTATGATACAGAGACCTTGAAAAGAACAGATCTTTATTTTGGTTGGGTTCCTTATCGATCTGCTTGCTACTTGTATACGGAGACCCTGCTCTCAGTCATGCAAACCAACGGAAGCATTGAACTTGTGTAA
- the LOC131326003 gene encoding F-box/kelch-repeat protein At3g23880-like has translation MASNQSTVARATFHLPFEITIEILSRLPVKSLLRFKSVCKTWYDLIKTHYFISKHLQTQSTLNSTSLLVTTYNGKTKNHAVSLVSNDGPIILDFPFLKRRKFTLRSREYSGKSYFSIVGICNGLVCMNLTPFGYPLVLCNPSTRQFRELPSSEWQHYNGHVRVKRVSFGFGFHASANDYKLIRIVLYSSRMEEASIQADLYVMRTGTWRKIDADKASVFLGEKNKLGWFGSYVQISGSCASAVLNGVFYWPACVVSTNEGTVMSFDMADEVFRRIRMPVCLDKTWVETNWWITELKDKLALFIHPDDRCFDVWVLNEDQSSWTNQFKIECFPMIERYMGFNEITVVGGAKDGELVVTDHEVSGGLKLFSYDLKTRETMDLYFGHVPYPSDIYLYTGTLLPLPVMETNEIVLNKKNKKRKHWWN, from the coding sequence aTGGCGAGTAACCAATCCACCGTGGCAAGGGCGACGTTCCATCTGCCGTTCGAGATAACGATCGAAATACTATCGAGATTGCCAGTGAAATCCCTCTTGCGATTCAAATCCGTTTGCAAGACCTGGTATGATCTGAtcaaaacccattattttatttccaaaCATCTTCAAACACAGTCCACTCTCAACTCCACCTCTCTTCTCGTAACCACTTACAAtggtaaaacaaaaaaccatgCAGTGTCTTTAGTTTCCAACGACGGCCCTATCATTCTCGATTTCCCATTTCTGAAAAGGAGGAAATTTACTCTTCGCAGTCGGGAGTATAGTgggaaaagttatttttctattGTGGGTATCTGTAATGGTTTGGTTTGCATGAATTTAACTCCCTTTGGATATCCCTTGGTCCTTTGCAATCCCTCCACCAGACAGTTTCGGGAACTTCCGTCTTCCGAATGGCAACATTACAATGGTCATGTACGTGTTAAGAGGGTTAGTTTTGGGTTTGGCTTCCATGCCAGTGCTAATGATTACAAGTTGATTAGGATTGTGCTTTATTCTAGTCGAATGGAGGAAGCCTCTATCCAAGCTGATCTTTATGTGATGAGGACCGGTACTTGGAGAAAAATCGATGCGGATAAGGCCTCGGTGTTCCTCGGGGAGAAGAATAaattggggtggtttggtagcTACGTGCAAATTAGTGGATCTTGTGCTTCAGCAGTCTTGAATGGAGTTTTCTATTGGCCTGCGTGTGTAGTGTCAACTAATGAAGGGACTGTTATGTCCTTCGACATGGCCGATGAGGTGTTTAGAAGAATAAGAATGCCAGTGTGTTTGGATAAGACATGGGTTGAAACTAACTGGTGGATTACAGAATTGAAAGATAAACTTGCTCTGTTTATTCATCCTGATGATAGGTGCTTTGATGTGTGGGTATTGAATGAAGACCAGAGTTCTTGGACTAACCAGTTTAAAATTGAATGTTTTCCGATGATTGAACGTTATATGGGATTTAATGAAATCACAGTAGTGGGAGGTGCGAAAGATGGTGAATTGGTGGTGACAGACCATGAAGTATCTGGTGGTTTGAAGCTCTTTTCGTATGATCTGAAGACCCGAGAAACTATGGATCTTTATTTTGGTCATGTTCCATATCCTTCTGATATTTACTTGTATACGGGGACCCTGCTTCCACTTCCAGTCATGGAAACCAACGAAATCGTGCTcaacaagaagaacaagaaaaggaaGCATTGGTGGAACTGA